The following proteins are encoded in a genomic region of Leptolyngbya boryana PCC 6306:
- a CDS encoding ParB/RepB/Spo0J family partition protein, whose protein sequence is MAKRDRLDIDNFFSEVDQNQELHNLRGKVQSLEEELSQNVEREQQLVSEIEHLRSQMLDPKEQAQLETQIGVLRDHLKGTQGVVKYPVNKVHRNPNQPRQTFDEEVEAMRLSLLKEGQLDPIILFEDGMLFDGECRWRSAEAMGWETIDAVFTARPQDDKTLRRRAYLTSLHRRGLNALDKAETLVAIASDEIPDLPQEDVSRIVNRVLIRLKRKNQSLGDRLHLQPQEEQQRVLEELGLEEIEVQTFLVFLGLQEHPASLNRNIFPTLNLFDDLKAAIRTQRLGCPQALLLNGLSAQKLGITEKQALKLRQKAIKEVTSRNLSTIETRRWVAEQRKQSSKSGEAEDSSGEHRNEQVDQVIHVIRDLSLKDALPVEQRNELKTVLKNVLAQLEKMV, encoded by the coding sequence GTGGCAAAGCGAGATCGACTCGACATAGATAACTTTTTTAGTGAAGTCGATCAGAACCAAGAACTTCACAATCTGCGAGGCAAAGTTCAAAGTCTAGAAGAAGAGTTGAGCCAGAACGTAGAGCGGGAACAACAGCTTGTTAGTGAGATTGAACATCTCAGATCACAAATGCTGGATCCAAAAGAGCAAGCGCAACTTGAAACGCAGATCGGGGTATTGCGAGATCATCTCAAAGGCACTCAGGGAGTCGTTAAATACCCAGTCAACAAAGTTCATCGAAACCCGAACCAGCCCCGTCAGACCTTTGATGAAGAGGTCGAAGCAATGCGGCTATCTCTATTAAAAGAAGGGCAACTCGATCCAATCATCTTGTTTGAAGATGGAATGTTATTTGATGGAGAGTGTCGCTGGCGCTCGGCTGAAGCGATGGGGTGGGAAACCATTGATGCTGTCTTCACAGCCCGACCTCAAGATGATAAAACACTTCGACGCAGAGCTTATCTGACCAGTTTGCACCGTCGAGGATTAAACGCACTTGACAAGGCAGAAACGCTGGTTGCGATCGCGAGTGATGAAATTCCAGATTTACCCCAAGAAGATGTATCCCGCATCGTAAATCGAGTATTGATTCGGCTGAAGCGTAAAAATCAATCCCTTGGAGATCGTTTACATCTTCAACCCCAGGAAGAACAACAGAGAGTACTGGAAGAGCTTGGGCTTGAGGAAATCGAAGTTCAAACGTTTTTGGTCTTTCTTGGTCTACAGGAACACCCAGCTTCTCTCAATCGCAACATTTTTCCTACACTCAACCTGTTTGATGACTTAAAAGCAGCAATCCGAACTCAACGGCTAGGCTGTCCTCAAGCATTACTTCTCAATGGGCTGTCTGCTCAAAAGCTTGGAATCACAGAAAAACAAGCTTTAAAGTTGCGACAGAAAGCAATCAAAGAAGTGACCTCTCGGAACTTATCGACGATCGAAACAAGACGATGGGTAGCTGAACAAAGAAAACAATCCTCTAAAAGTGGGGAAGCAGAAGATTCATCCGGCGAACATCGCAATGAACAGGTTGACCAAGTGATTCACGTTATCCGCGATTTAAGCCTTAAAGATGCACTTCCTGTAGAGCAGCGGAACGAGCTTAAAACAGTGTTGAAAAATGTTTTAGCGCAATTAGAAAAAATGGTCTGA
- a CDS encoding helix-turn-helix transcriptional regulator, translated as MTLPGSTMTFSEWLCFKRKRSQIRQKDLASALGLSKQTISSWETGESFPKLTPLQMQILCEKLDCSLSELASYQAVAEAP; from the coding sequence ATGACCCTTCCTGGATCTACGATGACTTTTAGTGAGTGGCTCTGTTTCAAACGAAAACGGAGTCAAATTCGACAAAAGGATTTGGCATCAGCCTTGGGTTTAAGCAAGCAGACCATTAGTTCCTGGGAAACAGGGGAAAGCTTTCCCAAACTGACTCCACTCCAGATGCAGATTCTTTGTGAGAAGCTGGACTGTTCGCTCAGTGAGCTTGCAAGTTATCAGGCAGTTGCGGAAGCTCCGTAG
- a CDS encoding ParA family protein yields the protein MKRQHQTLVIGIGNQKGGVGKTTMTIQLAYALAEQGHKVLIIDLDVNAGSTKHLGIDPRAYLGTFEVLLGDEDPLTAIVTHEDEGHSLPESLHLLTGSRKLEELEERLRAKKSKFDDTPLHDVLKPVIKKLRGYYDFIFLDTPPSAPLPIVAAYKAADGFLLVAIPEGLAIQGLQEALHDIEEVRKYGNPDLQLVGLAIGAVDARTRLSRELIAYVDKEFKEYVLKPVIQRSTIIPTAQTQQKSIFQTHPDHAITQCFRDMAQEFKAKIARFFDRQTFDEVDHG from the coding sequence ATGAAACGCCAACATCAAACCCTTGTAATTGGCATCGGCAACCAAAAAGGAGGAGTCGGCAAGACCACCATGACCATTCAGCTTGCCTATGCGCTCGCAGAGCAGGGACATAAGGTGCTGATCATTGACCTGGATGTAAATGCGGGCTCAACAAAGCATCTAGGCATCGACCCTCGTGCTTATCTGGGAACGTTTGAAGTATTGCTTGGAGATGAAGATCCACTAACCGCGATCGTGACGCATGAAGATGAAGGTCATTCCCTACCAGAGTCTCTTCATCTTCTGACGGGCTCACGCAAGCTAGAAGAGCTAGAGGAGCGGCTTCGAGCCAAGAAGTCAAAGTTTGACGATACGCCTCTTCATGATGTCCTCAAGCCTGTGATCAAGAAACTACGGGGTTACTACGACTTTATCTTTCTTGATACGCCTCCTAGCGCTCCACTACCCATCGTGGCGGCCTATAAAGCAGCGGATGGTTTCTTGCTCGTTGCCATTCCAGAAGGGCTGGCAATTCAAGGTCTGCAAGAAGCGCTGCATGACATTGAAGAAGTGAGAAAATACGGCAATCCAGATTTACAGCTCGTAGGGTTAGCGATCGGAGCAGTCGATGCCCGCACTCGGCTAAGTCGGGAACTCATTGCCTATGTGGATAAGGAATTCAAAGAATACGTCCTCAAACCTGTCATTCAGCGCTCTACCATTATCCCCACCGCCCAGACCCAACAGAAGTCGATCTTCCAAACGCATCCTGATCATGCCATTACTCAGTGCTTCCGTGATATGGCGCAAGAGTTTAAGGCAAAGATTGCTCGTTTTTTCGATCGTCAAACTTTTGATGAGGTTGATCATGGGTAA
- a CDS encoding ParB/RepB/Spo0J family partition protein, producing the protein MKAENDAVAINLVEDVDTKQNVQLIPLNCIQVGKQSRTYFSPHSLNLLAQSFQRYGFQGVINVRYIDRDCYEVVAGERRLRAAKLAGLKAVQCIVGDFTPEEALEFALRENLQREDLSKLEETEALLALLSLKLKLEQSHIIEVINKEGHLDRQKNNQPKSTELQQIESLLGSFGIELQTFRTKNLRTLTLPYEIRQAHLEGGLPYSSALEIGKVKDPTVRANVLQEALAQGYSVRDVQSIVQQVAQPSSRETLKPSDRVHAIARRLKKVEASIRDRVKLDQVIDQFIDVLEEIVKDRAS; encoded by the coding sequence ATGAAGGCGGAAAACGACGCTGTCGCAATCAATTTGGTCGAGGATGTCGATACAAAACAAAACGTTCAGCTAATTCCTCTCAACTGCATTCAAGTTGGCAAGCAATCCCGAACCTATTTTTCGCCACATAGCTTAAATCTACTTGCGCAATCCTTTCAAAGGTATGGATTTCAAGGTGTGATTAATGTCCGTTATATTGATCGAGATTGCTATGAAGTCGTAGCAGGCGAGCGCCGCTTACGAGCCGCTAAGCTTGCGGGCTTAAAGGCTGTTCAGTGCATTGTCGGAGACTTTACGCCTGAAGAGGCATTAGAATTTGCACTTCGAGAAAACCTTCAGCGCGAGGATCTCAGTAAACTTGAAGAAACCGAAGCTCTGCTAGCACTATTGTCTTTGAAGCTCAAGCTAGAGCAGTCGCACATTATCGAGGTGATTAATAAAGAAGGGCATCTCGACCGACAGAAAAATAATCAACCTAAAAGTACAGAGTTGCAGCAGATTGAATCGTTGCTCGGCTCGTTTGGAATTGAGCTTCAGACATTTCGGACTAAGAATTTGCGAACGCTCACTCTCCCCTATGAGATTCGCCAAGCTCATTTAGAGGGAGGATTACCATATTCCTCAGCGTTAGAGATTGGCAAAGTGAAAGATCCGACAGTCCGTGCCAATGTTCTTCAAGAAGCATTAGCTCAAGGATATTCAGTCCGAGATGTGCAAAGCATCGTTCAACAGGTCGCTCAACCTTCTTCTCGTGAGACATTAAAACCGAGCGATCGGGTTCATGCGATCGCGCGTCGGTTAAAAAAAGTAGAAGCCTCTATTCGAGATCGAGTGAAGCTGGATCAAGTGATTGATCAATTCATTGATGTGCTCGAGGAGATTGTCAAGGATCGCGCTTCCTAA
- a CDS encoding IS982 family transposase, producing MEPIVSRLDLTALFCDVDDFCQTFEWAWAHQPQLPSMPGEKRSRSRLRLSEVMTIVIAFHASGARTFKDFYTLTVLPHWRKAFPNLVSYTRFVELMPWCLMLLCCFLMTRRGEMTGIAFVDSTPIEVCHPARAHSHKVFKHQVGWGKSSTGWKFGFKLHLIINEHGELLAFKLTPANTDDRAPVAEMTEGIFGKLFGDRGYISQKLFEELYERGLKLITKRKRNMKQKLVTLMDKILLRKRSLIESVNDQLKNICQIEHSRHRSYWNFLVNLMAGLIAYTYQPKLPSLDLQPKGLPALPPAIF from the coding sequence ATGGAACCTATCGTATCGCGCCTCGACCTGACAGCTTTGTTCTGCGACGTAGACGACTTCTGCCAGACCTTTGAATGGGCATGGGCACACCAGCCCCAACTGCCGTCGATGCCTGGAGAGAAACGCAGTCGTTCCCGGTTGCGCTTGAGTGAAGTGATGACCATCGTGATTGCCTTTCATGCTTCTGGTGCAAGGACATTCAAGGATTTCTATACCCTGACCGTTCTACCGCATTGGCGCAAAGCGTTTCCGAATTTGGTGAGCTACACCCGATTTGTGGAACTGATGCCTTGGTGCTTGATGCTGTTGTGTTGCTTCCTGATGACCCGACGCGGCGAGATGACGGGGATTGCCTTTGTCGATTCCACTCCAATTGAGGTGTGCCATCCCGCCCGTGCCCACAGTCACAAGGTGTTCAAACATCAAGTGGGTTGGGGCAAAAGCTCAACGGGCTGGAAGTTCGGCTTCAAGTTGCATCTGATCATCAACGAACACGGAGAACTCCTGGCGTTCAAGCTGACTCCTGCCAATACTGACGACCGTGCTCCTGTGGCTGAAATGACCGAAGGCATCTTCGGCAAGCTGTTTGGAGACCGGGGCTATATCTCACAGAAGTTGTTTGAGGAACTGTACGAGCGCGGCTTGAAACTGATCACCAAACGCAAGCGCAATATGAAACAGAAGCTCGTCACGCTGATGGATAAGATTCTGCTGCGAAAGCGTTCCCTCATTGAGTCAGTGAATGACCAATTGAAGAACATTTGTCAGATTGAGCATTCTCGTCATCGCAGTTATTGGAATTTTCTGGTCAACCTGATGGCCGGGTTGATTGCTTACACCTATCAGCCCAAGTTACCGTCGCTCGATTTGCAACCGAAAGGGTTGCCTGCTTTGCCTCCTGCCATCTTTTAG
- a CDS encoding ParA family protein produces MAKQIRLAIMTGAGGVGKTTLAANLGYEIARLGYKVGLFDLDPQGSLNVACRLNKTPAPKTTCAWIFSGFFDGTYSFVPVWSNHVKTLEVLQGGNALFKVMPNLAQTGGVDLLKDAIEQYPLPHDLIIFDCPATLETIPKAALVAATHLLIPLVPDAKAIDGTRVLLDWYAASIQELKLDSPPKILGFVINNVENGAEHQRLSQELPPYYKARGYEVFPMIRHYTAFTNAWSEGVPLRVHRTSHPAIEPLEAIVNNIVKELGGKQRGKARSTRHR; encoded by the coding sequence ATGGCAAAGCAAATCAGATTGGCAATTATGACGGGGGCTGGGGGCGTGGGTAAGACCACGTTGGCAGCAAACCTGGGGTACGAAATTGCTCGATTAGGATACAAAGTCGGGCTGTTTGATCTCGACCCTCAAGGTTCGCTTAATGTTGCCTGTCGCCTAAATAAGACCCCTGCACCGAAAACAACTTGCGCCTGGATCTTCTCAGGCTTCTTTGATGGAACGTATTCATTTGTCCCCGTTTGGAGCAATCATGTTAAGACCCTTGAGGTATTGCAAGGAGGAAATGCCCTTTTCAAAGTGATGCCAAATTTGGCGCAAACTGGGGGAGTTGACCTGCTCAAGGATGCGATCGAGCAATATCCCTTGCCACATGATCTTATTATTTTTGACTGCCCTGCAACGCTAGAAACAATTCCCAAAGCAGCTCTGGTTGCTGCAACTCATCTGCTCATCCCGTTAGTGCCTGATGCAAAGGCGATTGACGGAACAAGAGTACTATTAGACTGGTATGCTGCGAGTATTCAAGAACTCAAACTTGATTCGCCACCTAAAATTCTAGGTTTTGTCATCAATAATGTTGAAAATGGGGCGGAACATCAGCGATTGTCCCAAGAGCTACCGCCCTACTACAAAGCGCGAGGCTATGAAGTTTTTCCGATGATCCGACATTACACCGCATTCACAAATGCGTGGTCAGAGGGGGTGCCATTAAGGGTACATCGAACGAGCCACCCAGCTATCGAGCCGCTTGAGGCGATCGTTAATAATATTGTGAAAGAATTGGGAGGAAAGCAACGTGGCAAAGCGAGATCGACTCGACATAGATAA
- the radC gene encoding RadC family protein, producing MREEIHHSLETDWADFSISPTLKSSYAAAKRSSDPTLTLRHYPQGETPRERLLTEGAGHLSNTELLAILLGSGNASQGESAVALAQKLLAHLQNHLDDATRSLREAKPEILMQVNGIGEAKAATILAAIELGRRLFLQSPPIGTVIDSPELAAQALSKNLMFQPQERFAVLLLNIKHQLLGQQLIAIGSGNQTCVHPPDVFREAIRQNAARLIIAHNHPSGNLTPSSEDIALTKQLLDAGQLLMLPVLDHLILGNGDFLSLRTTTTLWSEISS from the coding sequence ATGCGCGAAGAGATTCATCATTCATTAGAGACTGATTGGGCTGACTTCAGCATTTCACCGACACTCAAGTCTTCGTATGCCGCAGCAAAACGATCGTCAGATCCTACCCTGACGCTTCGTCATTATCCACAGGGTGAAACACCACGGGAGCGCTTACTCACCGAAGGAGCAGGACATCTTTCAAATACAGAGCTACTCGCAATTCTACTGGGAAGCGGCAATGCCTCTCAAGGAGAGTCCGCAGTCGCTCTCGCTCAAAAGCTGCTCGCTCATCTACAAAATCATCTAGATGATGCAACGCGATCGCTGAGAGAGGCCAAGCCGGAAATATTAATGCAGGTCAATGGCATTGGAGAAGCGAAGGCGGCGACGATTCTTGCCGCGATCGAGCTAGGACGACGATTATTTCTACAGTCACCTCCCATTGGAACAGTGATTGATTCGCCTGAACTCGCAGCCCAAGCTTTGTCGAAAAATCTAATGTTTCAACCCCAGGAGCGGTTCGCTGTTCTGCTGCTCAATATCAAGCATCAGCTGCTAGGGCAGCAACTGATCGCGATCGGAAGTGGGAATCAGACTTGCGTACATCCGCCGGATGTATTTCGAGAAGCGATTCGACAAAACGCGGCCCGCTTGATTATCGCCCATAATCATCCGTCTGGAAATCTTACTCCTAGTTCAGAAGATATCGCACTGACAAAACAACTGCTCGATGCGGGACAGCTTCTCATGCTGCCAGTTCTAGATCATCTTATTCTTGGAAATGGCGATTTCTTGAGCCTTCGGACCACAACAACACTATGGAGCGAAATTTCATCGTAG